The following proteins are encoded in a genomic region of Betaproteobacteria bacterium:
- a CDS encoding MFS transporter, producing MRPHARRAAVNTSDESGVAPPVDGSIPYPAARRWLNRTVFGAGLTSALGDFCYETTTVILPGLLVVLGIPAAVLGTIEGIADAVASFTKMMSGYLADKLGHRKLLVLVGYGLTPVGQVVIAMAVGWPLLLLGRLVSWFGKGLRGPLRDAIVVQSISPDTRGRAFGFHRAMDTVGAVVGPLLGVALLGWARTWHWQDSAGPFRFVLWLSVIPGALAVLAFLTLVKDPEHSPNPALKFFSALRGLPARFKRYLGAVGLFGIGDFSHSLLILAATQLLAASMGIVQAAQVAGLLYVWRNAVQVVMSYPVGVLADRFGSLSVLVVGYVLGALTATLAALAFWLRIDSVALLGVVFFIAGLYVAVQEALESTVTADMVSADTLTISYGALGTVNGTAKLISSTAVGVLWTVVSPVFGFALAAVLMAIGTLALARMRRP from the coding sequence ATGCGCCCCCACGCACGTCGTGCCGCCGTGAATACATCTGACGAGTCCGGCGTTGCGCCGCCGGTCGACGGCTCCATCCCATACCCAGCGGCCAGGCGCTGGCTGAATCGCACCGTGTTCGGTGCTGGATTGACCAGCGCACTGGGCGATTTCTGCTATGAGACTACCACCGTAATCCTGCCTGGTCTCCTTGTGGTACTCGGCATCCCGGCCGCCGTGCTCGGTACCATCGAGGGCATCGCCGACGCAGTGGCCAGTTTCACCAAGATGATGTCGGGTTACCTGGCCGACAAACTTGGCCACCGCAAATTGCTGGTGCTTGTAGGCTACGGGCTGACTCCGGTGGGCCAGGTAGTGATCGCGATGGCAGTGGGTTGGCCACTGTTGTTACTGGGCCGACTCGTCTCGTGGTTCGGCAAGGGATTGCGCGGCCCGTTGCGCGATGCCATCGTGGTCCAGTCCATCAGCCCCGACACGCGCGGGCGCGCATTTGGTTTCCACCGTGCGATGGATACGGTGGGAGCCGTCGTCGGTCCCTTGCTTGGTGTGGCTTTGCTGGGATGGGCGCGAACATGGCATTGGCAAGATTCTGCCGGCCCGTTTCGCTTTGTGCTGTGGCTGAGCGTCATTCCCGGCGCGCTGGCGGTGCTGGCTTTTCTGACGCTGGTAAAAGACCCCGAGCACTCTCCCAATCCCGCGCTAAAGTTTTTCAGCGCGCTGCGTGGATTGCCTGCGCGGTTCAAGCGTTACCTGGGTGCCGTTGGCCTGTTCGGCATCGGTGATTTTTCCCATAGCCTGCTGATCCTTGCGGCCACTCAGTTGCTCGCTGCGTCGATGGGCATCGTGCAGGCAGCGCAAGTGGCCGGCTTGCTTTATGTCTGGCGCAATGCGGTGCAGGTCGTCATGTCCTACCCGGTGGGCGTGCTGGCAGACCGCTTTGGTTCCCTGTCTGTGCTGGTCGTCGGCTACGTGCTGGGAGCGCTGACGGCTACTCTGGCCGCACTCGCCTTCTGGTTACGCATTGATAGCGTGGCATTGCTCGGCGTGGTCTTTTTCATCGCTGGTCTGTATGTCGCCGTGCAGGAAGCGCTGGAGTCCACGGTGACCGCTGACATGGTGAGCGCGGATACGCTGACCATCAGCTACGGCGCACTCGGCACGGTCAACGGAACCGCCAAGCTCATTTCCAGTACCGCCGTTGGTGTATTGTGGACGGTCGTGTCGCCGGTGTTCGGTTTTGCGCTGGCAGCGGTGTTGATGGCTATCGGTACGTTGGCGCTGGCTCGTATGCGCCGGCCATAA
- a CDS encoding ABC transporter permease, whose translation MPRISMSRVEGLPIIVVFVALIGCFIVATPEVFLSLPIYLSFLTTVPPVLVLALGLTFVIAAGEIDLSFPSIIAFSGYLLAMLYRDHDMIWLAVLAAIAGGALIGLINGLIVAYIGVPSIITTLATQFFWGGITTVISGGTSYSLRTVDETSMWLVFVGKIGDFPAQALWAAGLAVLLWFIMNRHRFGEHVLFIGDNAGVARVVGVNVARERVKLFTLMGTLAGFAAILLTLENRNFFNTQGQGYLLIALASVFIGGTSIFGGQATIVGTFIGAFIISMIEAGLTATGIQGFWVRAVVGLVFLAAVIFHLTMEQPQRRTWLARAFGIKPGS comes from the coding sequence ATGCCGCGCATATCGATGTCCCGGGTCGAAGGCCTGCCGATCATCGTGGTCTTTGTTGCGCTGATCGGCTGCTTCATTGTCGCCACGCCGGAAGTATTTCTCAGCCTCCCCATCTACCTTTCGTTCCTGACCACGGTCCCGCCGGTGCTGGTGCTGGCGCTGGGCCTTACCTTCGTGATCGCCGCGGGCGAGATAGACCTCTCCTTTCCGTCGATCATCGCCTTTTCCGGTTACCTCTTGGCGATGCTTTACCGGGACCACGACATGATCTGGCTGGCGGTGTTGGCCGCCATCGCCGGCGGCGCCCTGATCGGGCTGATCAATGGCTTGATCGTCGCTTACATCGGCGTGCCGTCGATCATCACGACGCTGGCGACCCAGTTCTTCTGGGGCGGCATCACCACCGTCATTTCGGGGGGCACCTCTTATAGCCTGAGAACCGTCGATGAGACGTCGATGTGGCTCGTGTTCGTCGGCAAGATCGGCGATTTCCCGGCGCAGGCGCTGTGGGCCGCCGGCCTCGCGGTGTTGTTGTGGTTCATCATGAACCGGCATCGCTTCGGCGAGCATGTCCTGTTCATCGGCGACAACGCCGGTGTCGCGCGCGTGGTCGGCGTCAACGTTGCCCGCGAACGGGTGAAACTGTTTACCCTGATGGGAACGCTCGCGGGATTTGCCGCGATCCTGCTGACGCTGGAGAACCGCAACTTCTTCAATACGCAAGGCCAGGGTTATCTGCTGATTGCGCTCGCCTCGGTGTTCATCGGCGGCACGTCCATCTTCGGCGGCCAGGCGACGATCGTCGGTACGTTTATCGGTGCTTTCATCATCTCGATGATCGAGGCGGGGCTGACGGCGACCGGGATTCAGGGTTTCTGGGTGCGGGCGGTGGTCGGACTGGTGTTCCTGGCCGCCGTCATCTTCCATCTGACGATGGAACAACCGCAGCGCAGGACATGGCTCGCGCGCGCCTTCGGGATAAAACCGGGAAGTTGA
- the mobA gene encoding molybdenum cofactor guanylyltransferase codes for MGNIDKGLQLLEGSPLIAWVLQRLAPQVGEVLINANRNRDVYATFGHRVVEDRVGGFAGPLAGIHAGLSEAGYERVAFVPCDTPFLPEDLVSRLLVPLANENMDLSVAKTGTQPHPVICLMRKRLLPHLTAYLDGGGRKVDGWYSTLNVTEVAFDDQARAFSNINTPEELKSIESAAHRRDAKES; via the coding sequence ATGGGCAACATCGACAAGGGGTTGCAGTTGCTCGAAGGCAGTCCGCTCATAGCCTGGGTACTGCAACGCCTGGCCCCGCAGGTCGGCGAAGTCCTGATCAATGCCAACCGAAATCGCGACGTGTATGCCACGTTCGGTCATCGCGTCGTCGAAGACCGGGTCGGCGGCTTCGCCGGACCGCTGGCGGGAATCCACGCCGGGTTGTCGGAAGCAGGGTACGAACGGGTCGCCTTCGTACCCTGCGATACACCGTTTCTGCCGGAAGACCTGGTTTCGCGATTGCTGGTACCGCTCGCGAACGAGAACATGGACCTGAGCGTGGCGAAGACCGGCACGCAGCCGCATCCGGTCATCTGTCTCATGCGCAAACGCCTGCTGCCGCACCTGACGGCCTATCTCGACGGCGGCGGGCGCAAGGTCGACGGCTGGTATTCGACGCTGAACGTCACCGAAGTGGCGTTCGACGATCAGGCACGGGCATTCAGCAACATCAATACGCCTGAAGAATTGAAGTCGATTGAGTCCGCTGCTCATCGGCGCGATGCCAAAGAGTCCTAG
- a CDS encoding OFA family MFS transporter produces MAGFLDKERSIAGPTFNRWLVPPAALCIHLCIGMAYGFSVFWLPLTKSLGITKSVACPADMSWISMLFTTTCDWDKPILGWMFTLFFVFLGSSAAIWGGWLEHAGPRKAGVVSALCWCGGLLLSAIGVYTHQLWLMWLGSGVIGGIGLGLGYISPVSTLIKWFPDRRGMATGMAIMGFGGGAMIGSPLADKLMKIFATPTSVGVWETFVAMSAIYFVFMMIGALSYRIPPTGWKPVGWTPPANAAANAMITMRHVHLKNAHKTPQFWLLWGILMLNVSAGIGVIGMASPMLQEIFGGRLIAMDLKFDELSKEQLGQIAAIAAGFTGLLSLFNIAGRFIWASLSDYIGRKATYFAFFTLGFILYASAPWAGHAGNMALFVGFFCIILTMYGGGFATIPAYLADMFGTQMVGAIHGRLLTAWSTAGVLGPVIVNYINDYQIKHGVPKSAAYDTTMYILAALLVGGFICNLLVRPVNPKWFMTDAELEAERKLAHDAAAKIAVGGDAAAVSGRGSHRGLVLAFWLFVGIPLAWGVWTTVTKALVLFK; encoded by the coding sequence ATGGCCGGATTTCTGGATAAGGAACGCAGTATCGCGGGACCGACGTTCAATCGATGGCTGGTGCCGCCCGCCGCGTTGTGCATTCACCTCTGCATCGGCATGGCTTACGGTTTTTCCGTGTTCTGGTTGCCACTGACCAAGTCGCTTGGCATCACCAAGTCGGTCGCCTGTCCGGCCGATATGAGCTGGATCAGCATGCTGTTCACCACGACCTGCGATTGGGACAAGCCGATCCTGGGTTGGATGTTCACGCTGTTCTTCGTCTTCCTCGGCTCCAGCGCGGCAATCTGGGGCGGGTGGCTCGAGCATGCAGGCCCGCGCAAGGCGGGTGTGGTATCCGCCTTGTGCTGGTGCGGCGGACTGCTGCTGTCGGCGATCGGGGTCTATACCCATCAGTTGTGGCTGATGTGGCTGGGTTCCGGTGTCATCGGCGGCATCGGGCTGGGTCTGGGCTACATCTCCCCGGTGTCGACGCTGATCAAGTGGTTCCCCGACCGGCGCGGCATGGCCACCGGCATGGCGATCATGGGCTTCGGCGGCGGTGCGATGATCGGCTCGCCGCTGGCCGACAAGCTGATGAAAATTTTCGCCACACCGACTTCCGTCGGTGTCTGGGAAACCTTTGTCGCCATGTCAGCGATCTACTTCGTGTTCATGATGATCGGCGCGCTGTCCTACCGGATACCGCCGACCGGCTGGAAACCGGTCGGTTGGACACCGCCGGCGAATGCGGCGGCCAATGCGATGATCACCATGCGGCACGTGCATCTGAAGAACGCGCACAAGACGCCGCAGTTCTGGCTGCTGTGGGGCATTCTGATGTTGAACGTGTCGGCGGGCATCGGCGTCATCGGCATGGCTTCGCCGATGCTGCAGGAAATATTCGGCGGCCGGCTGATTGCCATGGATCTGAAATTCGACGAACTCAGCAAGGAACAGCTCGGCCAGATCGCGGCGATCGCCGCCGGTTTTACCGGCCTGCTGAGCCTGTTCAACATAGCGGGGCGTTTCATTTGGGCCTCGTTGTCCGATTACATCGGGCGCAAGGCAACGTACTTCGCGTTCTTCACGCTTGGTTTCATTTTGTACGCGTCTGCGCCGTGGGCGGGGCATGCCGGCAACATGGCGCTTTTCGTTGGCTTTTTCTGCATCATCCTCACCATGTATGGCGGCGGCTTCGCGACCATACCCGCCTATCTCGCCGACATGTTCGGCACGCAAATGGTAGGCGCCATCCATGGCCGCCTGCTGACTGCGTGGTCGACTGCCGGCGTGCTCGGTCCGGTGATCGTGAACTACATCAACGATTATCAGATCAAGCACGGCGTACCCAAGAGCGCCGCTTACGACACCACGATGTACATTCTCGCGGCGCTGCTGGTCGGCGGTTTCATCTGCAACCTGCTGGTGCGTCCGGTGAATCCGAAATGGTTCATGACTGACGCTGAACTTGAAGCGGAACGCAAGCTCGCGCACGACGCCGCGGCGAAGATCGCGGTCGGCGGGGATGCGGCGGCAGTGAGCGGGCGGGGAAGTCACCGCGGTCTGGTGTTGGCCTTCTGGCTGTTCGTCGGCATCCCGCTGGCCTGGGGCGTGTGGACGACGGTCACCAAGGCGCTCGTGCTGTTTAAGTGA
- the ilvD gene encoding dihydroxy-acid dehydratase: MADNWRSRLITQGPARAPNRAMLRAVGFGDGDFDKAIVGVANGHSNMNPCNAGIQPLVDRAMAALRTAGAMPQMFGFPTVTDGIGMGTEGMKYSLVSREVIADAIETAVNGQVMDGVMCVGGCDKNMPGSVMAMARMNVPGIFVYAGTIKPGNWKGQALTIVSAFEAVGAYSAGKMNDEDFIGIEKNACPSVGACGGMYTANTMSSSFEALGISLLGSSQMASPDPEKADSAAESAKVLVNAIKQKIQPRQIITRKSIENAVSLVMATGGSTNAVVHYLAIASAAEVEWTIDDFERVRQKVPVLCNLKPSGPYVATDFHRAGGVPQVLKLLLNNGVLNGDCLTITGRPIAEELADVPNEPRKDQDVIRPWNNPVYPHGHLAILKGNLSPEGCVAKITGLKQHAITGPARVFNSEPESLEAILAKKIKPGDVIVIRYEGPKGGPGMQEMLAPTSAIIGQGLGESVGLITDGRFSGGTWGMVVGHVAPEAYAGGTIALVEEGDSITIDSDKRLIQLNVPEDVLASRRQKWKQPAPRYTRGVMAKYIKLVSTASKGAITDG; the protein is encoded by the coding sequence ATGGCAGACAATTGGCGATCCAGACTCATCACGCAGGGCCCGGCGCGCGCGCCTAACCGCGCGATGCTGCGGGCAGTCGGTTTCGGCGACGGCGATTTCGACAAAGCGATTGTCGGCGTGGCCAATGGTCATTCCAACATGAATCCGTGCAATGCCGGCATCCAGCCGCTGGTCGATCGCGCAATGGCGGCGCTAAGGACGGCCGGCGCGATGCCGCAGATGTTTGGTTTTCCCACCGTCACGGACGGCATCGGCATGGGCACCGAGGGTATGAAGTATTCGCTTGTCTCGCGCGAGGTGATTGCGGATGCGATAGAAACCGCGGTGAACGGCCAGGTCATGGACGGGGTAATGTGTGTCGGCGGCTGCGACAAGAACATGCCCGGAAGCGTGATGGCGATGGCGCGTATGAACGTACCGGGGATTTTTGTCTACGCGGGCACCATCAAGCCCGGCAACTGGAAGGGTCAGGCCCTCACCATCGTCAGCGCTTTCGAGGCGGTCGGTGCCTACTCGGCCGGCAAAATGAACGACGAGGATTTCATCGGCATCGAGAAAAATGCCTGCCCATCCGTGGGGGCCTGCGGTGGCATGTACACCGCCAACACCATGTCATCTTCGTTCGAGGCGCTGGGCATCAGCCTGCTCGGATCGTCCCAGATGGCGTCGCCGGATCCGGAAAAAGCCGACTCTGCGGCGGAGTCCGCCAAGGTCCTGGTCAACGCAATAAAACAGAAAATCCAGCCGCGACAAATCATCACGCGCAAGTCGATCGAGAACGCGGTCAGCCTGGTGATGGCGACGGGCGGATCGACAAACGCCGTGGTGCATTACCTCGCTATTGCCTCCGCGGCCGAGGTGGAATGGACCATCGACGATTTCGAGCGCGTGCGCCAGAAAGTGCCGGTACTATGCAATTTGAAGCCCTCCGGCCCTTACGTCGCGACCGACTTCCATCGTGCAGGTGGCGTGCCGCAAGTGCTCAAGCTGCTCTTGAACAACGGCGTGCTCAACGGCGATTGCCTCACGATCACCGGCCGACCCATTGCGGAGGAACTGGCCGATGTCCCGAACGAGCCAAGGAAGGATCAGGACGTGATCCGGCCCTGGAACAATCCGGTGTACCCGCACGGCCATCTCGCGATCCTCAAGGGCAATCTCTCCCCCGAAGGCTGCGTTGCCAAAATCACCGGACTGAAACAGCATGCGATCACGGGTCCGGCCCGGGTTTTCAACTCCGAGCCCGAGTCGCTCGAGGCCATTCTGGCGAAGAAGATCAAGCCTGGAGACGTCATTGTGATCCGTTACGAAGGCCCGAAGGGCGGGCCGGGGATGCAGGAAATGCTCGCTCCGACTTCGGCGATCATCGGGCAGGGACTGGGTGAATCGGTCGGTTTGATCACCGACGGGCGATTTTCCGGGGGCACTTGGGGGATGGTGGTCGGGCACGTCGCACCCGAAGCCTATGCCGGGGGCACGATTGCGCTGGTAGAGGAAGGCGATTCGATCACCATCGACTCGGATAAGCGGCTGATCCAGCTCAACGTCCCCGAAGATGTGCTGGCAAGCCGCCGCCAGAAATGGAAACAGCCGGCGCCACGCTATACTCGCGGCGTGATGGCGAAATACATAAAACTTGTGTCCACCGCCAGCAAGGGCGCGATTACCGACGGTTGA
- a CDS encoding universal stress protein: MRRVLLGYDGSESADQAFLFAVDLARKYGAELHVLAVARPPELSNEVETEAVIENSRRHYSGLLDSLKSRLDHESLNVQFQVEVGHPTQQIVRYAETRGIDHIVVGHRGHTFFEHWLIGSVARQVIAHAHCTVSVVRK; this comes from the coding sequence ATCCGCAGGGTTTTGCTGGGCTACGATGGTTCGGAATCGGCCGACCAGGCATTCCTGTTTGCCGTCGATCTCGCCCGCAAGTACGGTGCAGAGCTGCATGTCCTCGCGGTGGCTCGTCCGCCGGAACTGAGCAACGAAGTCGAGACCGAGGCGGTAATCGAGAACTCGCGTCGGCATTACAGCGGGCTCCTGGACTCGCTCAAAAGTCGGCTCGATCACGAGTCCCTGAATGTCCAATTCCAGGTCGAGGTGGGTCACCCCACGCAGCAAATCGTGCGGTATGCCGAAACGCGCGGCATTGATCACATTGTGGTCGGGCATCGCGGCCATACGTTTTTCGAGCATTGGCTGATCGGTTCCGTGGCGCGCCAGGTCATTGCGCATGCCCACTGCACCGTGTCGGTGGTGCGTAAGTGA
- a CDS encoding sugar ABC transporter ATP-binding protein, translating into MGERTYEYMVRMEKIRMAYGNVIALNDVSLTVGRDEIVGLIGDNGAGKSTLIKIMTGVVRPTGGELYIRDERIDLSHYSVRQAHDWRIETVYQEKSLGEKQPLWRNFFVGRQITNRFGFIDIKKQKAITNDVLKNQIGFRGVGVDADSPVQKLSGGERQGIAIGRAMYFDADLVVLDEPTVALAIKEVQKVLDFVRSIKQRGRACVYIEHNLAHVHELADKLVILDRGEIAKIFRKGEVTLTELTRFLLDLQKDTTEDAA; encoded by the coding sequence ATGGGCGAGCGGACATACGAGTACATGGTGCGGATGGAGAAGATCCGCATGGCCTACGGCAATGTGATCGCGCTGAACGACGTGAGCCTTACCGTGGGCCGCGACGAGATCGTCGGGTTGATCGGCGACAACGGCGCCGGCAAGTCCACGCTGATCAAGATCATGACCGGCGTAGTCAGGCCGACCGGCGGCGAACTCTACATCCGCGACGAACGGATCGACCTTTCGCATTATTCGGTGCGCCAGGCTCACGACTGGCGCATAGAAACGGTTTACCAGGAAAAAAGTCTCGGCGAGAAGCAGCCGCTGTGGCGCAACTTCTTCGTCGGGCGGCAGATCACCAACCGCTTCGGTTTCATCGACATTAAAAAGCAGAAGGCAATCACCAATGACGTGCTGAAGAACCAGATCGGGTTTCGCGGCGTCGGTGTCGATGCCGACAGCCCGGTGCAGAAGCTCTCCGGGGGCGAACGCCAGGGTATCGCGATCGGGCGCGCCATGTACTTCGATGCCGACCTGGTCGTCCTCGACGAGCCCACCGTTGCGCTCGCGATCAAGGAAGTGCAGAAGGTGCTCGACTTCGTGCGTTCCATCAAACAGCGCGGACGCGCTTGCGTCTACATCGAGCACAATCTGGCGCATGTCCATGAACTCGCCGATAAACTCGTGATTCTGGATCGGGGCGAGATAGCCAAAATCTTCCGCAAAGGCGAAGTCACGCTGACCGAGCTCACCCGTTTTCTCCTCGATCTGCAGAAAGACACCACCGAGGACGCCGCCTGA